Proteins from one Blattabacterium cuenoti genomic window:
- the trmD gene encoding tRNA (guanosine(37)-N1)-methyltransferase TrmD, with protein sequence MRIDIVSVVPEILHGSFSNFLIKRAINKGLIDIHIHDLRLYGLGKRKKVDDYPYGGGSGMVIRIEPVYQCFSELLSKRDYDEKIFMTPEGNLFSQKNAKSLTEKKNIIILCGRYKGIDQRIRDHLISKEISIGKYILSGGELAAAVVVESIVRLLPGVIQNQDSILTDSFQKKSFVAPPIYTRPSIYKGWAVPEILLSGHHKKIKDWFYKKSMQVKKRRLDS encoded by the coding sequence ATGCGTATAGATATTGTTAGCGTAGTTCCTGAAATTTTACACGGTTCTTTTTCCAATTTTCTTATTAAGAGAGCAATTAATAAAGGATTAATTGATATTCATATCCATGATTTACGTTTATATGGCTTAGGTAAAAGAAAGAAAGTAGACGATTATCCCTATGGAGGAGGATCAGGAATGGTTATTCGAATAGAACCTGTATATCAGTGTTTTTCAGAATTATTGTCAAAAAGAGATTATGATGAAAAAATTTTTATGACTCCTGAAGGAAATCTTTTTTCACAAAAAAATGCAAAATCTCTAACAGAGAAAAAGAATATCATAATTCTTTGTGGACGTTACAAAGGAATTGATCAGAGAATCAGAGATCATTTAATTTCTAAAGAAATATCTATTGGAAAATACATATTATCTGGAGGAGAATTAGCTGCCGCTGTTGTAGTAGAATCTATAGTAAGATTATTACCTGGAGTAATACAAAATCAAGATTCCATTCTCACTGATTCCTTTCAAAAAAAATCCTTTGTAGCTCCTCCAATTTATACTAGACCATCTATTTATAAAGGATGGGCTGTTCCAGAAATACTTTTATCTGGTCATCATAAAAAAATAAAAGATTGGTTTTATAAAAAATCCATGCAAGTTAAAAAAAGAAGATTGGATTCGTAA
- the argH gene encoding argininosuccinate lyase, giving the protein MKIWDKKTNSNFDKKIENFTSGKDSKIDLLLAPHDVIGTIAHIIMLKNVGLLNQRDLKILIQELRHIYVHEILNNNFRIDEGIEDIHSQIEFLLINRLGDVGKKIHSGRSRNDQILVDLKLFIRAEIKEIVLITYSFFDLLLKLSEQHKNTFMPGYTHYQIAMPSSFGLWFAAYAESLIDDLLLIHTAYRIVNKNPLGSAAGYGSTFPLNRKMTTDLLGFENLNYNVIYAQMGRSKMELIVSESIASLARTLSKMAQDICLYVSKNYNFISFPDYLTTGSSIMPHKKNPDVFEMIRAKCNRMISLPNEISLISSNLCSGYHRDFQIIKERFIPLFEEIKECFSMFQYMLNHIIVRKNILQEEKYKYLFSVEIVNKLVIEKGYSFREAYQKVGLDIQNGCFQPLYLTNNSYSHEGSIGNLCNKEIRILMQNVIKRFDFDKIQNVIKRLIYRKISF; this is encoded by the coding sequence ATGAAAATTTGGGATAAAAAGACTAATTCGAATTTTGATAAAAAAATAGAAAATTTTACTTCAGGTAAGGATTCTAAAATAGATTTACTTTTAGCTCCACATGATGTTATAGGAACTATTGCTCATATCATTATGTTAAAAAATGTTGGATTATTAAATCAAAGAGACTTAAAAATTTTGATTCAGGAGTTACGTCATATTTATGTGCACGAAATATTAAATAATAATTTTAGAATAGATGAAGGAATAGAAGATATTCATTCTCAGATAGAGTTTTTATTAATAAATCGTTTAGGAGATGTAGGAAAAAAAATACATAGTGGTAGATCCAGAAATGATCAAATATTGGTGGATTTGAAACTTTTTATTCGTGCAGAAATAAAAGAAATAGTTTTGATAACTTATTCTTTTTTTGATTTGTTATTAAAACTAAGTGAACAACACAAAAATACATTCATGCCTGGTTATACTCATTATCAAATAGCTATGCCTTCTTCCTTTGGACTTTGGTTTGCTGCATATGCAGAAAGTTTAATAGATGATTTACTATTAATTCACACAGCATATCGTATTGTTAACAAAAATCCTTTAGGATCTGCTGCTGGTTATGGTTCTACTTTTCCTTTAAATAGAAAAATGACAACAGATTTATTAGGATTTGAAAATTTAAATTATAATGTAATATACGCTCAAATGGGACGTAGTAAGATGGAACTAATAGTTTCAGAATCTATTGCTTCTTTAGCAAGAACTTTAAGTAAAATGGCACAAGACATTTGCTTATATGTAAGTAAAAATTACAATTTCATTAGTTTCCCTGATTATCTAACTACCGGATCTAGTATTATGCCTCATAAAAAAAATCCAGATGTTTTTGAGATGATACGAGCTAAATGTAATAGAATGATTTCATTACCTAATGAGATTTCTTTGATATCTTCTAATTTGTGCTCTGGATATCATAGAGATTTTCAAATTATTAAAGAAAGATTTATTCCTCTTTTTGAAGAAATCAAAGAATGTTTTTCTATGTTTCAGTATATGTTGAATCATATCATAGTGAGAAAGAACATTCTTCAGGAAGAGAAGTATAAATATTTGTTCAGTGTAGAAATAGTAAACAAACTTGTTATTGAAAAAGGATATTCTTTTAGAGAAGCCTATCAAAAAGTAGGTTTAGATATTCAGAACGGATGTTTTCAACCATTATATTTGACAAATAATTCTTATTCTCATGAAGGAAGCATAGGAAATTTATGCAACAAAGAAATTAGAATTTTGATGCAAAATGTAATCAAAAGATTTGATTTTGATAAAATCCAAAATGTTATCAAACGCTTAATTTACAGAAAAATTTCCTTTTAA
- the gyrB gene encoding DNA topoisomerase (ATP-hydrolyzing) subunit B has product MSKQNTTKNYTADSIQSLEGIEHIRLRPSMYIGDVGSRGLHHLVYEVIDNSVDESLAGFCNKIWVNIHKNGFITVLDNGRGIPIDIHKKEGKSALEVVMTKIGAGGKFDKNVYKISGGLHGVGISCVNALSQKLIVTIYRNKKIYQQEYLKGKSVSTVECIGTTDMQGTKIHYLADRSIFHSITYNYEILANRLKELSFLNKGLYLFLEDERENIKEYFFSKNGLKEYLPILDKNQEPLTKDVIFIEGEKDNTIVEVAMQYNTSFKEKIYSYVNNINTHEGGTHLSGFRRALTRTLKKYVDGYGILSNKDKIEFTGDDFREGITAIISVRVMNPQFEGQTKTKLSNHEVGGIVDKIVGEMLSSYLEEHPSDRKKIIDKVILSAKARQAAKKAREFIQKKNPVNNSILPGKLADCSFNNPENCEIYLVEGDSAGGTAKQGRDRNFQAILPLRGKILNVEKAMPHKIFENEEIKNIFTSLGVSIITEEDQEILNVKKLRYNKIIIMTDADIDGSHISTLILTLFFRYMKPLIEKGHIYIATPPLYLIRKGNHSQYAWSDQERENILNQLGGRKYVNIQRYKGLGEMNAEQLWETTMNPKNRTLRKVKIENYSEAEKIFSILMGDEVPPRRNFIEKNAIHAKIDV; this is encoded by the coding sequence ATGAGTAAACAAAATACTACCAAAAATTATACAGCAGATAGTATTCAATCTCTTGAAGGAATAGAGCATATAAGACTTAGACCTTCTATGTATATTGGAGATGTAGGAAGTAGAGGATTACATCATTTAGTCTACGAAGTAATAGATAATTCTGTGGATGAATCCTTAGCAGGTTTTTGCAATAAAATATGGGTAAATATTCATAAAAATGGATTTATTACCGTACTTGACAATGGTCGTGGAATTCCAATAGATATTCATAAAAAAGAAGGAAAATCTGCTCTTGAAGTAGTTATGACTAAAATTGGAGCAGGTGGGAAATTTGATAAAAATGTTTATAAAATTTCTGGAGGATTGCATGGAGTGGGGATTTCCTGTGTAAATGCTCTATCTCAAAAACTTATAGTTACAATTTATCGTAACAAAAAAATTTATCAACAAGAGTATTTAAAAGGAAAATCCGTTTCTACTGTAGAATGTATAGGTACAACAGATATGCAAGGAACAAAAATTCATTATCTTGCTGATCGTTCTATTTTTCATTCTATCACATATAATTATGAAATCTTAGCTAATAGATTGAAAGAATTATCTTTTTTAAACAAAGGACTCTACTTATTTTTAGAAGATGAAAGAGAGAATATCAAAGAGTATTTTTTTTCTAAAAATGGATTAAAAGAATATCTTCCTATTTTGGATAAAAATCAAGAACCTTTAACAAAAGATGTCATTTTTATTGAAGGAGAAAAAGATAATACAATTGTAGAAGTTGCAATGCAGTATAATACTTCCTTTAAAGAAAAAATTTATTCTTATGTTAACAATATCAATACTCATGAAGGTGGAACTCATCTTTCTGGATTTCGAAGAGCACTAACAAGAACATTAAAAAAATATGTGGATGGATATGGAATTTTATCCAATAAAGATAAAATTGAGTTTACTGGAGATGATTTTAGGGAAGGAATTACAGCTATTATATCTGTTAGAGTAATGAACCCCCAATTTGAAGGACAAACTAAAACAAAATTAAGTAATCACGAAGTAGGAGGAATTGTAGATAAAATTGTTGGGGAAATGCTGAGCAGTTATTTAGAAGAACATCCTAGTGATAGGAAAAAAATTATTGACAAAGTCATACTATCTGCTAAAGCACGTCAAGCTGCTAAAAAAGCTCGTGAATTCATACAAAAAAAGAATCCAGTAAATAATAGTATTTTACCTGGTAAATTAGCAGATTGTTCTTTCAACAATCCAGAAAATTGTGAAATATATTTAGTTGAAGGAGATTCTGCTGGTGGAACAGCTAAACAAGGTAGAGATAGAAATTTTCAAGCTATTTTACCTTTGCGAGGAAAAATACTAAATGTTGAAAAAGCTATGCCGCATAAAATATTTGAAAATGAAGAAATAAAAAATATATTTACTTCTTTAGGAGTTTCTATTATAACAGAAGAAGATCAAGAAATTTTAAATGTCAAAAAACTGAGATACAATAAAATTATTATTATGACAGATGCAGATATAGACGGAAGTCATATATCTACTCTGATTTTAACATTATTCTTTCGTTATATGAAACCACTAATAGAAAAAGGACACATTTATATTGCAACACCTCCACTTTATTTAATACGAAAAGGCAATCATTCTCAATATGCTTGGAGCGATCAAGAAAGAGAAAATATTCTCAATCAATTAGGAGGAAGAAAATATGTTAATATACAACGTTATAAAGGATTAGGAGAAATGAATGCAGAACAACTTTGGGAGACAACTATGAATCCAAAAAATAGAACTCTACGAAAAGTAAAGATAGAAAATTATTCAGAAGCAGAAAAAATATTCTCTATTCTTATGGGAGATGAAGTTCCACCACGTAGAAATTTTATAGAAAAAAATGCAATACATGCAAAAATTGATGTATAA
- a CDS encoding undecaprenyl-diphosphate phosphatase produces the protein MNYIQSILLGIIEGITEFFPISSTGHMVIVASILGILKDKITNLFFVSVQFGAVLSIVFLYRKKIFFQKLDFYLKIFVAIFPVGVLGFLSSKKINYLLGNPMIVAISLLIGGLSILKAENFYVKNYTNKNNNITYLKAFIIGLFQCIALIPGVSRSATTIISCMLQNVNRIKAIEFSFFLSVPVIAIATCKKLFDYYFQLNFFTFKEIELLLLGNIASFITGIISVKCFMKYLKKNNFKLFGYYRIIVGFFSLLYNTLFL, from the coding sequence ATGAATTATATTCAATCAATCTTATTAGGGATTATTGAAGGAATTACAGAGTTTTTTCCTATTTCTTCTACAGGGCACATGGTTATTGTTGCTTCTATTCTGGGTATATTAAAAGATAAAATAACAAATTTATTTTTTGTTTCTGTTCAGTTTGGAGCAGTTTTATCAATTGTTTTTTTATATAGAAAAAAAATCTTCTTTCAAAAATTGGATTTTTACCTAAAAATTTTTGTAGCTATTTTTCCTGTAGGAGTTTTAGGATTTCTATCTTCTAAAAAAATAAATTATTTATTAGGAAATCCGATGATTGTCGCTATATCTCTTCTGATAGGAGGATTATCCATTCTGAAAGCAGAAAATTTTTATGTAAAAAATTACACTAATAAAAATAATAATATCACTTATTTAAAAGCTTTTATTATTGGATTATTTCAATGTATAGCTTTGATACCAGGAGTATCTAGAAGTGCAACTACCATTATTTCTTGTATGTTACAAAATGTTAATAGAATAAAAGCTATTGAATTCTCCTTTTTTTTGTCTGTTCCTGTTATTGCAATTGCTACATGTAAAAAATTATTTGACTATTACTTCCAATTAAATTTTTTTACATTTAAAGAGATAGAATTATTATTGTTAGGGAATATAGCATCTTTTATAACTGGAATTATATCTGTTAAATGTTTCATGAAATACTTAAAAAAAAATAATTTCAAATTATTCGGATACTATAGAATCATAGTAGGTTTTTTTTCATTGTTATACAATACATTATTTTTATGA